The stretch of DNA GAAAAGCGGCCCCGAAAAAGCGGTAAGGGCCCTACTGCCGGCAGAAGCGGCAAAATACTCGGCACCGTCGTCAGAACCGTCCTTTGAAAATCTCACGAACCCGCCAAGCGGAAGTAGGCGCACGGTAAACTCCGTCTCGCCGAGCCTGAAAAGGGTAATAAGGCGCGGGCTAAACGGGAACCCTAGCGAGAACTCGTAGACCTTTATCCCGGCCCTCTTTGCGGCAATATAGTGCCCAAGCTCATGCACGACAACGACCACTGAAAAAACGATTATGAACGCGACTATCGCGGTAATCATTTACTGCCTCCAAAACTATTTTAAGCGGCCTTTTCCTTTATCCTCGTAATCGAAACAGCCCTGCCGCTCTTTACATCCACCTTAACGAACACGCCCTGTAACTCGCTCTCGGTGCTCGCTATCTCCCACTTAACAGGCATACCGGTCAGGAACTTCTTTATGACAAGCTCCTTGTCAACGCCGATTACCGAATCAACCGGCCCGGTCATGCCCGCGTCCGTTATGAATGCCGTGCCTCCGGAAAGAACCGTTTCATCGGATGTCTGCACGTGCGTGTGCGTGCCGACAAGGGCGCTTACGCGGCCGTCGAGATGCCTTGCAAGAGCGCCCTTCTCACTCGTTGCCTCTGCGTGAAAATCGATGAAAATAACGGGCGTTTCCTTTTTAATCTCCGCCGCCATGCGCTCGGCGGCCTTGAACGGGCAATCGATGCTTTCCTTCATAAACACCCGGCCCGAAAGGTTTATGACGCCGACCTTTACCCCTGACGAAGAACTGAACACGCCGCAGCCCCTGCCCGGAACTGACTCCGGGTAATTCGCCGGACGAAGCAGCCGCTCGCACGAATCCATGGACTCGAGTATTTCCTTCTTATCCCAGATATGATTGCCGCTCGTAATGACGTCTATGCCGGAGCCTGTGAGGTCTTTATAGACCTCGGGAGTGATGCCAAACCCGGCTGCCGAGTTCTCGCCGTTTGCGATGATAAAGTCCGGCGAATAGCGCTCTCTAAGCCTCGGCAAGACATTATAAAAGACGTTCCTGCCGGGCTTGCCGATTATATCTCCGATAAACAGTATGCCAAACAGTCCGTCGCCCACCGGATACTACCTCGCAAACTCGGTTGACCGGGTCTCGCGTATGACGGTTACCTTTATCATGCCGGGGTAAGTGAGCTCTTTTTCTATCCTGTTTGCTATGTCCTTTGATAGAACCGTTGCGTAGTTGTCATCTACCGAATTGCTCTCGACAAGGACGCGAACCTCTCTGCCGGCCTGAAGCGCGTAGGACTTCTCGACACCCTTAAAGCTGTTGGCTATCTTTTCGAGGTCTTCGAGCCTCTTTATATAAGCCTCATACATTTCTCTTCTTGCTCCGGGGCGCGCGGCGGACAGGGTGTCGGCTACCTGCACAAGTATGCCGAGTATCGCCTCCGGGTTCTCGTGGTGCTGCCCGATTGCGTCAATCACGTTTTGCCTCTCGCCGTACTTCTTGGCAAGGTCGGCTCCGATTGTCGCGTGCGAGCCCTCGACCTCGTGGTCAACTGCCTTGCCTATGTCGTGAAGAAGCCCGGCCCTTCTCGCAAGTTTTGTCGGAAGCTTGAGCTCTGCGGCAAGTATGCCGCAGATAAACGAGACCTCAAGTGAATGCGCGTACACGTTTTGTCCGTAGCTTGTCCTGTATTTGAGCCTTCCGATGAGCTTTTGTATCTCAGGGTGTACGCCGTGGAGCCCGGTATCGAAGACCGCTCTTTCTCCGGCCTCGACTATGGCCTTCTCGACATCCGCCTCGACCTTGGTTACAAGCTCCTCTATCCTTGCCGGATGAATTCGACCGTCCTGAATAAGGCGCTCTATGGCGCGCTTGGCGACTTCCCTTCTAACCGGGTTGTGGCCGGAAAGAATAACCGCCTCCGGAGTATCGTCTATTATAATGTCTATGCCCGTAGCAGCCTCTATGGCGCGTATGTTTCTTCCCTCTCTGCCGATTATCCTGCCCTTCATCTCATCGCTTGGAAGATGCACTACCGAGACCGTCTTCTCGGCAACGTACTCGCCTGCATAGCGCTGTATGGCAAGGGCGATGATGTTTTTCGCCTTCTCGTCCGCCTCGGCCCTTGTCTCTTCCTCTATCTTTTTAAGGAGCTTTCCGGCCTCTATCTTGGCCTCTCCCTCCATGGCGTCTACGAGTGTCTTCTTCGCTTCCTCGGCACTCATGCCCGATACGGCCTCGAGCTTTCTCTTCTGCTCCTCTATGGCCGCCTGCGCCGCCTTTTCCGCCTCTTCGAGCTTTTTTTCCTTAGTAGCTACGTCGCGTTCCTTTCTTTCGAACTCAGCCTCTCTTTTCTCTAGCCCGTCGACCTTCTTGTCTATCTGCTCTTCCTTGTTAACGAGCCTTTTCTCGATGCTCTGTATTTCCTTTCTCTGCTCCCTTACTTCCTTATCGAACTCCTGCCTGCCCTGGAACAAGAGATCCTTGGCCTTAAGTTCGGCCTCCTTCTTTATCCTCTCTGCGTCTCTCTTTGCATCTTCAACAAGCGCCTCGGCTGCATCGTTTGCAGAGGCAAGCTTTGCCTCGCTCATCTTTTTTCTAAGGATAAACCCTATTACAACGCCTATCGCGATACCTGCCAGGACCGCTATAATGAAAACTATATCCGAAAATATCATGGTGAAAACTCCTTTCAACCCTTTTTATTGTGCAATCAAAACTCGCGGGCAACCCTGACTACCCGCTTCTCCGTTACGATGACGTCGAGCCTTACGTCATGGGGCTCGAGCCCTATGTCTTCACTGACGACCTGGAAGTCGTAAGCGAGCGCCGCCTTGATGCAGTCCGCGCCCTTTAGCGCCGCATCGTAGTACCCGAGCCCGTAGCCGACCCTTGCGCCCAATTCATCGAAGACGAGCCCTGGAACAACGGCACAATCGAGTTTAGAAGCCTCTATGCCCGGCATTCCCGGCGCCGGCTCTGCTATGCCGTAGCGCCCGCTTACGAGCTCATCTAACGATCCAACGCGGCAAAACGTTATGCCGCCCCTCTTCTCCGTCCGCGGATAGAACACCTCTTTGCCGTCTTTGATAGCGGCCTCGAAGAGCTCTTTTGTCGAGACCTCATTCATGACACCCGAGTACAGGGCTATCCTCCCTGCCCCGGCATATTCCGGCAGTACGAGAAACGCCCTTGTAATGGCACGGCTTAAGGCGCGCACATCGGATAACAACATGGCCTTACGCGCAGCGCCAAGCTTTGCTCTAAGCGTTTCCTTTTTTTCTCTGGCCTGATGAACAGCCGCGTCCGTACGCGACATGGCGTCGTGCCGGGGGCTCGTG from Deltaproteobacteria bacterium encodes:
- a CDS encoding TIGR00282 family metallophosphoesterase: MGDGLFGILFIGDIIGKPGRNVFYNVLPRLRERYSPDFIIANGENSAAGFGITPEVYKDLTGSGIDVITSGNHIWDKKEILESMDSCERLLRPANYPESVPGRGCGVFSSSSGVKVGVINLSGRVFMKESIDCPFKAAERMAAEIKKETPVIFIDFHAEATSEKGALARHLDGRVSALVGTHTHVQTSDETVLSGGTAFITDAGMTGPVDSVIGVDKELVIKKFLTGMPVKWEIASTESELQGVFVKVDVKSGRAVSITRIKEKAA
- the rny gene encoding ribonuclease Y translates to MIFSDIVFIIAVLAGIAIGVVIGFILRKKMSEAKLASANDAAEALVEDAKRDAERIKKEAELKAKDLLFQGRQEFDKEVREQRKEIQSIEKRLVNKEEQIDKKVDGLEKREAEFERKERDVATKEKKLEEAEKAAQAAIEEQKRKLEAVSGMSAEEAKKTLVDAMEGEAKIEAGKLLKKIEEETRAEADEKAKNIIALAIQRYAGEYVAEKTVSVVHLPSDEMKGRIIGREGRNIRAIEAATGIDIIIDDTPEAVILSGHNPVRREVAKRAIERLIQDGRIHPARIEELVTKVEADVEKAIVEAGERAVFDTGLHGVHPEIQKLIGRLKYRTSYGQNVYAHSLEVSFICGILAAELKLPTKLARRAGLLHDIGKAVDHEVEGSHATIGADLAKKYGERQNVIDAIGQHHENPEAILGILVQVADTLSAARPGARREMYEAYIKRLEDLEKIANSFKGVEKSYALQAGREVRVLVESNSVDDNYATVLSKDIANRIEKELTYPGMIKVTVIRETRSTEFAR
- a CDS encoding 5-formyltetrahydrofolate cyclo-ligase encodes the protein MSRTDAAVHQAREKKETLRAKLGAARKAMLLSDVRALSRAITRAFLVLPEYAGAGRIALYSGVMNEVSTKELFEAAIKDGKEVFYPRTEKRGGITFCRVGSLDELVSGRYGIAEPAPGMPGIEASKLDCAVVPGLVFDELGARVGYGLGYYDAALKGADCIKAALAYDFQVVSEDIGLEPHDVRLDVIVTEKRVVRVAREF